From the genome of Bubalus bubalis isolate 160015118507 breed Murrah chromosome 2, NDDB_SH_1, whole genome shotgun sequence, one region includes:
- the FAM124B gene encoding protein FAM124B has product MDETPEPPAMTVHLLANAGQGLLLQQTLDRLLDCICPDIRLFLVSERASPVKYYDKCHSKRSRFPGMSVLLFLQENLGEERLFRVLDSLQHWPWQCYPTQNAQGRPCPYILANQEFYSLDSQMPIWGVRQVHCGTEILRVTLYCSFDNYEDAIRLYAMILQREATLQKSNFCFFMLYSTETFALQLSLKQLPLGTSVDPKEASVLQFKVQEIGQLVPLLPHPCVPISRTRWQTQDYDGNKILLQVQLNPGLGVRNGEPPFLNGTLGADTLPHGSRLTPVSAIRTLELRSRRIRGRRFKVGSVERPEPGGRPVSDGSGDTWLKSPGGSAQPSSPATESQPQLSSLHLEPGARMKVLGRENSFEKLEVETNVDTGFTVVSSEPRPSFASGFPRNLQTHWPPSCLSTSFSGSAASKNNRIFKERVHPLPLAGQRDLGAKKILSKCPLPLPVQGEAKEGEKEFFI; this is encoded by the exons ATGGATGAGACACCGGAGCCCCCGGCCATGACTGTCCACCTCCTGGCCAACGCGGGGCAGGGCTTGCTTTTGCAGCAAACCTTGGACCGGCTCCTAGACTGCATTTGCCCAGATATCCGTCTCTTTCTCGTGTCCGAGCGGGCCAGTCCAGTGAAATACTACGACAAGTGCCACTCCAAGCGGTCACGCTTCCCGGGGATGTCTGTTCTGCTTTTCTTGCAGGAGAACCTAGGCGAGGAGAGGCTCTTCCGCGTGCTTGACTCCCTACAGCATTGGCCGTGGCAGTGCTACCCCACTCAGAACGCCCAGGGAAGACCCTGCCCCTACATTCTTGCCAATCAGGAATTCTACAGTCTGGACAGCCAGATGCCCATCTGGGGTGTGAGGCAGGTGCACTGTGGCACCGAGATCCTGAGAGTGACACTCTACTGCAGTTTTGATAACTACGAAGACGCCATCCGGCTCTACGCAATGATCCTGCAGAGAGAAGCCACCTTGCAAAAGAGcaacttctgtttcttcatgcTCTACTCCACTGAGACCTTTGCCCTGCAACTCTCCCTGAAGCAGCTGCCCCTCGGAACATCGGTGGACCCCAAAGAGGCTTCAGTGTTGCAGTTCAAGGTCCAGGAGATTGGCCAGTTAGTGCCTCTTCTACCCCATCCCTGTGTCCCCATCAGCCGCACCCGGTGGCAAACACAGGACTATGATGGCAACAAGATTCTGCTTCAG GTCCAGTTGAATCCAGGACTTGGTGTGAGGAATGGTGAGCCTCCTTTTCTGAATGGCACCTTGGGAGCTGACACTCTTCCCCATGGCTCCAGGCTGACCCCTGTCTCTGCAATCAGGACCCTAGAGTTGAGGAGTCGaaggattcggggcaggaggttCAAGGTGGGCTCCGTGGAGCGgcctgagcctggtgggcggccagTGTCAGACGGTTCCGGTGACACCTGGTTGaaaagccctggtggctcagctcagCCCAGCAGCCCAGCCACGGAATCCCAACCGCAACTGTCTTCTCTTCACCTCGAACCCGGGGCCAGAATGAAGGTCCTCGGCCGGGAAAACAGCTTCGAGAAGCTGGAGGTAGAGACCAATGTTGACACTGGATTCACTGTGGTCAGTTCTGAACCCAGGCCATCTTTTGCAAGTGGATTTCCAAGGAATCTTCAGACCCACTGGCCACCATCATGCTTGTCAACCTCTTTCTCAGGGTCAGCTGCTTCCAAAAACAACAGGATCTTTAAGGAAAGGGTTCACCCCCTGCCACTTGCTGGCCAAAGGGACCTTGGTGCTAAGAAGATACTCTCAAAATGTCCCCTTCCTCTGCCAGTCCAAGGTGAagcaaaagaaggagaaaaagaattctttatatag